The following proteins are encoded in a genomic region of Gossypium hirsutum isolate 1008001.06 chromosome D05, Gossypium_hirsutum_v2.1, whole genome shotgun sequence:
- the LOC107905849 gene encoding xyloglucan endotransglucosylase/hydrolase 2: MGNLRVSSMLLLSLMAAASANNFHQDVEITWGGGHARILGRGNLLRLTMDKTAGGAGFKSNRDYLFGRFNMQMKLIAGNSAGTVTTFYLSSEGPSHDEIDLEFLGNKSGSPYTLHTNVFTQGQGGREEGFHLWFDPTKHFHTYSIVWNPKNIIILVDSIPIRVFNNEESIGVPYPNNQRMKLYASLWDADDWATRGGRVKTDWSKAPFVAYYRNFVAKSDWEMQGLSARGKKLLSWVRKRCRIYYYCNDERHGRGSRHPPPPECKA, encoded by the exons ATGGGAAACTTGAGAGTTTCATCAATGCTTTTGCTTTCTCTCATGGCTGCTGCTTCCGCCAATAATTTCCATCAAGATGTGGAGATAACATGGGGCGGCGGCCATGCTCGAATACTTGGTCGAGGTAATCTTCTGAGGCTCACGATGGATAAAACTGCTGGAGGCGCCGGTTTCAAGTCCAACAGAGACTACCTCTTCGGAAGGTTCAACATGCAAATGAAGCTCATTGCTGGTAACTCAGCTGGCACTGTTACCACCTTCTAC CTATCTTCAGAAGGACCATCTCACGATGAAATCGACCTAGAGTTCTTGGGCAACAAAAGTGGCTCTCCTTACACTCTTCACACTAACGTGTTCACCCAAGGACAAGGGGGAAGAGAGGAAGGGTTCCACCTCTGGTTCGACCCAACAAAGCATTTTCACACCTATTCCATTGTATGGAACCCCAAAAACATCAT AATCTTGGTAGATAGCATCCCGATAAGGGTGTTCAACAATGAAGAGTCGATTGGAGTTCCGTACCCCAATAACCAGCGGATGAAGTTGTACGCCAGTTTGTGGGATGCGGATGATTGGGCGACGAGAGGTGGGAGGGTGAAAACAGATTGGTCCAAGGCTCCTTTCGTTGCTTATTACAGAAACTTCGTCGCTAAAAGCGATTGGGAAATGCAAGGGCTTAGTGCTCGAGGCAAAAAGCTACTGAGCTGGGTTCGAAAACGATGCAGAATTTACTACTATTGCAACGATGAGCGTCATGGACGTGGTAGTCGTCACCCACCACCACCAGAGTGTAAGGCATAG
- the LOC107905850 gene encoding eukaryotic translation initiation factor 4E-1: MEQPHQLEHLWTFWFDNPSAKSKHATWGSSMRAIYTFSTVEQFWSLYNNVHHPSKLAVGADFHCFKYKIEPKWEDPVCANGGKWSVTFHRGKSDRCWLYTLLALIGEQFQYGDEICGAVVNVRGRQEKIALWTKNATNETAQISIGKQWKELLGHKETIGFIFHEDAKRERGAKNRYTV, translated from the exons ATGGAGCAGCCTCACCAGCTGGAACACTTGTGGACCTTCTGGTTCGATAACCCATCTGCCAAATCCAAGCATGCTACTTGGGGCAGTTCTATGCGCGCTATTTACACTTTTTCCACTGTTGAACAATTCTGGAG CCTTTACAATAACGTTCATCACCCAAGCAAGTTAGCTGTGGGAGCTGACTTTCATTGTTTCAAATATAAGATTGAGCCAAAGTGGGAAGACCCTGTTTGTGCTAATGGAGGCAAATGGTCTGTAACATTCCATAGGGGAAAGTCAGATAGGTGTTGGCTGTACACG TTGCTGGCTTTGATCGGAGAACAGTTCCAGTATGGCGATGAGATCTGTGGAGCAGTTGTCAACGTGAGAGGCAGGCAGGAAAAAATAGCATTGTGGACCAAGAATGCCACCAATGAAACTGCTCAG ATAAGCATTGGAAAACAGTGGAAAGAGTTACTTGGTCATAAGGAAACTATAGGCTTCATATTTCAT GAGGATGCAAAACGTGAAAGAGGTGCCAAGAATCGCTACACTGTATGA
- the LOC107908042 gene encoding ATPase 11, plasma membrane-type-like, producing the protein MVTLIDFVGIICLLIINSTISFIEENNAGNAAAALMARLAPKTKVLRDGQWQETDVAILVPGDIISIKLGDIIPADARLLEGDPLKIDQASALLDSDKSQLNLSVTLAIGSHRLSQQGAITKRMTAIEEMAGMDVLCSDKTGTLTLNRPTVDRNLVEVFSKNMDKDLVVLLAARASRLENQDAIDAAIINMLADPKEARANIKEVHFLPFNPVDKRTAITYIDSDGNCKGLFLCPRIFRIVIDDDFVVILNCNQNPREEISKGSSGLHWKDCTLRLAYANLCG; encoded by the exons ATGGTCACCCTGATA GACTTTGTAGGGATTATATGCCTTCTGATTATCAATTCAACAATCAGTTTCATTGAGGAAAACAATGCTGGAAATGCTGCAGCCGCACTCATGGCTCGTCTGGCTCCTAAAACAAAG GTTCTCAGAGATGGTCAGTGGCAAGAGACAGATGTTGCTATTTTAGTACCAGGAGATATAATTAGCATAAAACTTGGAGATATCATCCCTGCAGATGCTCGCCTTCTTGAAGGCGATCCACTTAAAATTGATCAGGCAAGTGCTCTACTTGATAGTGATAAAAGTCAATTAAAT TTATCTGTTACTCTTGCAATCGGTTCTCATCGACTGTCTCAACAG GGTGCCATTACTAAAAGGATGACTGCAATTGAAGAAATGGCTGGAATGGATGTTCTATGCAGTGACAAAACTGGAACTCTGACCTTGAATCGTCCAACCGTTGATCGGAACCTTGTTGAG GTTTTTAGCAAAAATATGGACAAAGACTTGGTTGTTCTGCTAGCAGCAAGAGCCTCCAGACTGGAAAATCAGGATGCTATTGATGCAGCCATCATTAACATGCTTGCAGACCCGAAGGAG GCTCGTGCAAACATCAAAGAGGTTCACTTTCTTCCATTCAACCCAGTCGACAAACGTACCGCAATTACATACATTGACTCTGATGGTAATTGCAAAGGTTTATTTTTGTGTCCCAGGATATTTAGGATagtgattgatgatgattttgttgtCATTTTAAATTGCAATCAGAACCCAAGGGAAGAAATTTCAAAGGGGAGCTCAGGCCTCCATTGGAAGGATTGCACACTGCGGCTTGCTTATGCAAATCTATGTGGTTGA
- the LOC107905847 gene encoding transcription factor GTE10 isoform X2 — MIAAGSVVPKLKLKIKFPSQKIEDQSFEWGQQLSSSFDGKKTSPAGNSEETSIAHKREPEGVNVGGPPEKRRKMDRCTTQQCSALLKALMKHPAGWVFNQPVDPKALQIPDYFSIIKNPMDLGTIKSKLGKNIYLGTDEFVADIRLTFSNAMLYNPPSNNVHKMAEEMKEFFEARWKSLEEKCNQENIKVGQGKVSSVRVKDVNESSQHCPKTLLSRNSSLPKKSKASAEKVAKLPLNARAAEVELAKPAENCVSELAGKSLQKGTGSGSGGCSQGSINAKPPLSPGACRCSSCGNIKCQCSLPSDSYHASSSDVTSERSLGGDLRDSQAKSTLTSQMSKSDQDSNGAVSALDDENVCNSSQLTTPTDAASGEGLSTPTFDVPMSPKKALRAAMLKRRFADTILKAQKKALLDHCDKTDPVKLQQEKERLERRQREEKAKIEAQILAAEAAAKMKAEVELKKQREREREAARIALQKMEKTAEIEQNLEILKELEMLSGCSLSNNQLHGRKSDSEQVNGASHGGNGGNPLQQLGLFIKVEYSEDEDDEAILNEDGEEGEIVS; from the exons ATGATTGCCGCGGGAAGTGTTGTGCCAAAGCTGAAGTTGAAGATCAAGTTCCCTTCTCAGAAGATAGAAGATCAATCTTTTGAGTGGGGCCAGCAACTGAGTAGTTCTTTTGATGGAAAGAAGACATCACCTGCTGGAAATTCAGAAGAGACTTCAATTGCTCACAAGCGTGAACCAGAGGGGGTGAATGTGGGTGGTCCACCAGAGAAGAGGCGGAAGATGGACCGTTGCACGACTCAGCAGTGCTCTGCCCTACTGAAAGCACTGATGAAACATCCAGCTGGCTGGGTTTTTAATCAACCTGTGGATCCCAAAGCATTACAGATTCCtgattatttttctataattaaaaACCCCATGGATTTGGGTACAATTAAGTCCAAACTAGGAAAGAATATTTATCTTGGCACTGATGAGTTTGTGGCTGATATTAGACTAACGTTTTCTAATGCCATGCTGTATAATCCCCCATCCAATAACGTTCATAAAATGGCAGAAGAAATGAAAGAATTTTTTGAAGCAAGGTGGAAATCTTTGGAGGAGAAATGTAAtcaagaaaatattaaggttggACAAGGGAAGGTTTCTAGTGTGCGAGTGAAAGATGTTAATGAATCAAGTCAGCATTGTCCTAAAACACTTCTATCCCGGAATAGCTCTCTGCCCAAGAAGTCAAAGGCATCTGCGGAGAAGGTTGCGAAGCTGCCTCTGAATGCAAGAGCGGCTGAG GTTGAGCTTGCTAAACCGGCAGAGAACTGTGTGAGCGAATTGGCAGGAAAAAGCTTACAAAAAG GCACCGGTAGTGGTAGTGGTGGCTGTTCCCAGGGGTCTATCAATGCCAAGCCACCATTGAGCCCAGGTGCCTGCAGATGCAGTTCATGTGGCAACATTAAGTGTCAATGCAGCCTTCCAAGTGATTCATACCATGCATCTTCCAGCG ATGTGACTTCGGAAAGATCATTGGGTGGAGATCTTAGG GATTCCCAGGCAAAAAGCACATTGACATCACAAATGAGCAAGTCTGATCAGGATTCCAATG GGGCTGTAAGTGCTTTGGATGACGAGAATGTATGTAATAGTTCTCAACTTACAACTCCAACAGATGCTGCTTCTGGTGAAG GATTGTCAACTCCTACTTTTGATGTGCCAATGTCACCAAAGAAGGCTCTCCGTGCTGCAATGCTGAAACGTCGTTTTGCAGACACTATTCTGAAAGCTCAGAAGAAGGCACTACTGGATCAT TGTGATAAAACTGATCCAGTAAAGCTGCAGCAGGAAAAGGAAAGATTGGAAAGAAGGCAGCGTGAAG AAAAGGCGAAGATTGAAGCTCAAATCTTAGCTGCTGAAGCAGCAGCAAAAATGAAGGCAGAGGTTGAGCTGAAAAAGCAACGGGAAAGAGAAAGAGAAGCTGCTCGAATTGCATTACAAAAg ATGGAGAAAACAGCGGAGATTGAGCAGAACCTGGAGATTTTGAAGGAACTGGAGATGTTAAGTGGATGCTCCCTTTCTAATAATCAATTGCATGGTCGTAAGAGTGATTCTGAACAGGTGAATGGAGCATCACATGGAGGGAATGGTGGAAATCCCCTGCAGCAGTTGGGTTTGTTCATCAAGGTCGAGTATTCGGAAGACGAGGATGATGAGGCAATTCTGAATGAAGATGGTGAAGAGGGGGAAATAGTGTCGTAA
- the LOC107905847 gene encoding transcription factor GTE12 isoform X1 → MIAAGSVVPKLKLKIKFPSQKIEDQSFEWGQQLSSSFDGKKTSPAGNSEETSIAHKREPEGVNVGGPPEKRRKMDRCTTQQCSALLKALMKHPAGWVFNQPVDPKALQIPDYFSIIKNPMDLGTIKSKLGKNIYLGTDEFVADIRLTFSNAMLYNPPSNNVHKMAEEMKEFFEARWKSLEEKCNQENIKVGQGKVSSVRVKDVNESSQHCPKTLLSRNSSLPKKSKASAEKVAKLPLNARAAEVELAKPAENCVSELAGKSLQKGTGSGSGGCSQGSINAKPPLSPGACRCSSCGNIKCQCSLPSDSYHASSSDVTSERSLGGDLRVCSADVSKLDSQAKSTLTSQMSKSDQDSNGAVSALDDENVCNSSQLTTPTDAASGEGLSTPTFDVPMSPKKALRAAMLKRRFADTILKAQKKALLDHCDKTDPVKLQQEKERLERRQREEKAKIEAQILAAEAAAKMKAEVELKKQREREREAARIALQKMEKTAEIEQNLEILKELEMLSGCSLSNNQLHGRKSDSEQVNGASHGGNGGNPLQQLGLFIKVEYSEDEDDEAILNEDGEEGEIVS, encoded by the exons ATGATTGCCGCGGGAAGTGTTGTGCCAAAGCTGAAGTTGAAGATCAAGTTCCCTTCTCAGAAGATAGAAGATCAATCTTTTGAGTGGGGCCAGCAACTGAGTAGTTCTTTTGATGGAAAGAAGACATCACCTGCTGGAAATTCAGAAGAGACTTCAATTGCTCACAAGCGTGAACCAGAGGGGGTGAATGTGGGTGGTCCACCAGAGAAGAGGCGGAAGATGGACCGTTGCACGACTCAGCAGTGCTCTGCCCTACTGAAAGCACTGATGAAACATCCAGCTGGCTGGGTTTTTAATCAACCTGTGGATCCCAAAGCATTACAGATTCCtgattatttttctataattaaaaACCCCATGGATTTGGGTACAATTAAGTCCAAACTAGGAAAGAATATTTATCTTGGCACTGATGAGTTTGTGGCTGATATTAGACTAACGTTTTCTAATGCCATGCTGTATAATCCCCCATCCAATAACGTTCATAAAATGGCAGAAGAAATGAAAGAATTTTTTGAAGCAAGGTGGAAATCTTTGGAGGAGAAATGTAAtcaagaaaatattaaggttggACAAGGGAAGGTTTCTAGTGTGCGAGTGAAAGATGTTAATGAATCAAGTCAGCATTGTCCTAAAACACTTCTATCCCGGAATAGCTCTCTGCCCAAGAAGTCAAAGGCATCTGCGGAGAAGGTTGCGAAGCTGCCTCTGAATGCAAGAGCGGCTGAG GTTGAGCTTGCTAAACCGGCAGAGAACTGTGTGAGCGAATTGGCAGGAAAAAGCTTACAAAAAG GCACCGGTAGTGGTAGTGGTGGCTGTTCCCAGGGGTCTATCAATGCCAAGCCACCATTGAGCCCAGGTGCCTGCAGATGCAGTTCATGTGGCAACATTAAGTGTCAATGCAGCCTTCCAAGTGATTCATACCATGCATCTTCCAGCG ATGTGACTTCGGAAAGATCATTGGGTGGAGATCTTAGGGTGTGTAGTGCTGATGTCTCTAAATTG GATTCCCAGGCAAAAAGCACATTGACATCACAAATGAGCAAGTCTGATCAGGATTCCAATG GGGCTGTAAGTGCTTTGGATGACGAGAATGTATGTAATAGTTCTCAACTTACAACTCCAACAGATGCTGCTTCTGGTGAAG GATTGTCAACTCCTACTTTTGATGTGCCAATGTCACCAAAGAAGGCTCTCCGTGCTGCAATGCTGAAACGTCGTTTTGCAGACACTATTCTGAAAGCTCAGAAGAAGGCACTACTGGATCAT TGTGATAAAACTGATCCAGTAAAGCTGCAGCAGGAAAAGGAAAGATTGGAAAGAAGGCAGCGTGAAG AAAAGGCGAAGATTGAAGCTCAAATCTTAGCTGCTGAAGCAGCAGCAAAAATGAAGGCAGAGGTTGAGCTGAAAAAGCAACGGGAAAGAGAAAGAGAAGCTGCTCGAATTGCATTACAAAAg ATGGAGAAAACAGCGGAGATTGAGCAGAACCTGGAGATTTTGAAGGAACTGGAGATGTTAAGTGGATGCTCCCTTTCTAATAATCAATTGCATGGTCGTAAGAGTGATTCTGAACAGGTGAATGGAGCATCACATGGAGGGAATGGTGGAAATCCCCTGCAGCAGTTGGGTTTGTTCATCAAGGTCGAGTATTCGGAAGACGAGGATGATGAGGCAATTCTGAATGAAGATGGTGAAGAGGGGGAAATAGTGTCGTAA
- the LOC107905846 gene encoding bidirectional sugar transporter SWEET2a isoform X1, translating to MSSTVVSSVYVVCSDAAGIAGNIFAFVLFLSSIPTFRRIIRNESTEMFSGMPYIYALLNCLICLWYGMPLVSPGIILVATVNSIGAIFQLIYISVFVVYAEKPMKLKMMGLLISVFATFASIVFVSMRFLDFPSRQLFVGYLSVASLISMFASPLIIIKLVIKTRSVEYMPFSLSLATFLMSLAFFVYGMFKHDAFIYIPNGIGTGLGTLQLALYAYFNDASQEELKHPLIDP from the exons ATGTCTTCAACAGTGGTATCTTCAGTTTATGTAGTTTGCAGTGATGCAGCTGGGATTGCAG gtAACATCTTTGCTTTTGTGCTGTTCTTGTCATCTAT ACCAACATTTAGGAGAATTATCAGAAATGAATCGACAGAAATGTTCTCAGGCATGCCTTACATATATGCTCTCTTGAACTGCTTGATATGTCTCTGGTATGGCATGCCCCTTGTATCTCCTGGTATTATCCTGGTGGCAACGGTCAATTCCATTGGAGCAATTTTCCAATTGATATATATAAGCGTTTTTGTTGTATATGCTGAAAAGCCAATGAAG TTGAAGATGATGGGGCTCTTGATATCGGTTTttgcaacatttgcttccatagTTTTCGTGAGTATGCGATTCTTGGACTTTCCGTCACGGCAACTTTTCGTCGGTTACTTAAGTGTCGCATCTCTGATTTCCATGTTTGCTTCTCCTCTAATTATAATC AAACTGGTGATCAAAACCAGAAGCGTTGAGTACATGCCGTTCTCACTTTCTCTTGCAACGTTCTTGATGAGTCTGGCTTTCTTTGTGTATGGAATGTTCAAGCATGATGCTTTCATCTAT ATTCCAAATGGAATTGGAACAGGTTTGGGGACTCTCCAATTGGCCTTGTATGCCTATTTTAACGATGCTTCCCAGGAGGAGTTGAAGCATCCCCTCATAGATCCTTGA
- the LOC107905846 gene encoding bidirectional sugar transporter SWEET2a isoform X2 — protein MSSTVVSSVYVVCSDAAGIAGNIFAFVLFLSSIPTFRRIIRNESTEMFSGMPYIYALLNCLICLWYGMPLVSPGIILVATVNSIGAIFQLIYISVFVVYAEKPMKLKMMGLLISVFATFASIVFVSMRFLDFPSRQLFVGYLSVASLISMFASPLIIIKLVIKTRSVEYMPFSLSLATFLMSLAFFVYGMFKHDAFIYQ, from the exons ATGTCTTCAACAGTGGTATCTTCAGTTTATGTAGTTTGCAGTGATGCAGCTGGGATTGCAG gtAACATCTTTGCTTTTGTGCTGTTCTTGTCATCTAT ACCAACATTTAGGAGAATTATCAGAAATGAATCGACAGAAATGTTCTCAGGCATGCCTTACATATATGCTCTCTTGAACTGCTTGATATGTCTCTGGTATGGCATGCCCCTTGTATCTCCTGGTATTATCCTGGTGGCAACGGTCAATTCCATTGGAGCAATTTTCCAATTGATATATATAAGCGTTTTTGTTGTATATGCTGAAAAGCCAATGAAG TTGAAGATGATGGGGCTCTTGATATCGGTTTttgcaacatttgcttccatagTTTTCGTGAGTATGCGATTCTTGGACTTTCCGTCACGGCAACTTTTCGTCGGTTACTTAAGTGTCGCATCTCTGATTTCCATGTTTGCTTCTCCTCTAATTATAATC AAACTGGTGATCAAAACCAGAAGCGTTGAGTACATGCCGTTCTCACTTTCTCTTGCAACGTTCTTGATGAGTCTGGCTTTCTTTGTGTATGGAATGTTCAAGCATGATGCTTTCATCTAT CAATAA
- the LOC121217734 gene encoding uncharacterized protein: MAEEVEEFQESEVIFSDLRSCRYEEADDGCFGFSKTARLSLNSGKFEKNSTGKKIADFSLPVNVSRRRRHCCTVFDYGGEADELEGGELVPPHVIVERRVAGKMAFSVCSGNGRTLKGRDLCQVRNSILRMTGFLEA; this comes from the coding sequence ATGGCTGAAGAGGTAGAAGAATTCCAAGAGTCGGAGGTTATATTTTCCGACCTCCGTAGCTGCCGTTACGAGGAGGCTGATGATGGGTGCTTCGGATTCTCTAAAACTGCTCGTCTTTCACTTAACTCCGGTAAGTTCGAGAAAAACAGTACCGGGAAGAAGATCGCAGACTTTTCGCTTCCTGTTAACGTTTCGCGCCGCCGTCGGCACTGTTGTACTGTTTTTGATTACGGCGGCGAAGCCGATGAATTGGAGGGAGGGGAATTAGTGCCACCGCATGTGATAGTGGAGAGGAGAGTTGCTGGGAAAATGGCGTTTTCGGTTTGTAGTGGCAATGGAAGGACGCTTAAAGGAAGGGATTTGTGTCAAGTTCGAAATTCGATTCTTAGAATGACTGGGTTTTTAGAAGCATAA
- the LOC107905845 gene encoding pentatricopeptide repeat-containing protein At4g18975, chloroplastic isoform X2, giving the protein MAYGCIHSRSYPLSTWSKNKVQGNEVAFSLGYGFSICRTPNVKCSQKLGEQSLSISRAVEKKPVKKSGKNEHHLWKKRDSAGSGQKALNLVSIVSQLPSEKETVYGALDKWVAWETEFPLIAAAKALRILRKRSQWLRVIQVAKWMLSKGQGATMGTYDTLLLAFDMDNRVDEAESLWNMVLHTHNRSISKRLFSRMISLFDHHSMPEKIIETWRSYVSDQMKTQSGK; this is encoded by the exons ATGGCTTATGGTTGTATTCATTCAAGAAGCTATCCATTATCTACGTGGTCCAAAAACAAG GTTCAAGGAAACGAAGTAGCTTTTTCTTTAGGTTATGGGTTTTCAATTTGCAGAACTCCCAATGTTAAATGTTCACAAAAGCTGGGTGAACAATCACTGAGCATTTCCAGAGCTGTTGAGAA GAAACCAGTGAAGAAGTCTGGAAAGAACGAGCATCACTTGTGGAAGAAAAGAGATTCAGCTGGCTCAGGACAAAAGGCACTCAATCTTGTTAGCATT GTTTCTCAACTTCCCAGTGAAAAAGAGACTGTTTATGGAGCATTGGACAAATGGGTAGCTTGGGAGACTGAGTTTCCATTGATTGCAGCTGCAAAAGCTTTACGAATTTTGAGGAAGAGGAGCCAATGGCTGCGTGTTATTCAA GTGGCAAAGTGGATGTTGAGCAAAGGCCAAGGAGCTACGATGGGAACATATGACACCCTTCTACTTGCTTTTGATATGGATAATAGAGTGGATGAGGCTGAATCATTGTGGAATATGGTTTTACATACACACAATCGTTCTATCTCAAAGCGATTGTTTTCTAGGATGATATCTTTATTTGATCATCATAGCATGCCAGAGAAGATAATAGAG